The nucleotide window cccacTCATATCCAaatggatatatgtgcctagatctttcccctccacatgatgcttgcaaaaagagaaaatgaaaagGAATAGGGAAGAATATTTTGACTATTGCAtgaaaagtaaatacataaagtaaaagataggcccttcgagGGAAGCAGAGGTGGCATGTGCTTATTAGTTTGTATGCTCAATCTCcaaatgcaaaagaatgtcacgttatattgccccttatgatagaacctttattatgcagtctgtcgcttttattactttgccatcacaagttcgtacaacactcaattttctcttacagtAAATGATCCAAcacatttagaagcaatttttattgcctttttgcactgatgacaacttacttgaaggatcttactcaatccataggtaggtatggtggactctcaaaacaagattttgggtttaaggtttttggatgcacaagtgctacttcttgagcttgcgttggtttttcccctgaagaggaaagggtggctcagcatagtagagataagtgtcggtgtcaaaactggcggatctcgggtagggggtcccgaactttgcgtctaggctggatggtaacaggaggcaagggacacgaagttttacccaggttcgggccctctcggtggaggtaaaagcctatgtcctgcttgattaatattgatgatatgggtagtacaagagtagatctaccatgagatcgaggaggctaaaccctagaagctagcctatggtatgattgttgatgtgtgtgttgtcctacggactaaaaccctccggtttatatagacaccggatagggttagggttacatagagtcggttacaatggtaggagatctgaatatccgtatcgccaagcttgccttccacgccaaggaaagcccctcccggacacgggactgTCAGCAGTGTGACTCTAATGACACAAGACCAGGCTAAGGAAGTAGGAGTTTAAAGGAGCCAGTGGGCCGGATACGAGGTGggttgtagcccaagtcaagtgGAGCGACCAGAAGGGAGTACTAGTAGGGGAGTAGCGTGTTTGGTTAGACAGTTTTGGGAAATAGACAGTCTGTATCCTCTGAAGTCTGAACTGTATATTTTCTGTTCTTCCCCTTCCTCAAGTCTGTCTCTCTCTCTACCCCAGATTCCAATCTCCCTTTTACCTCAAATTCATGGATAATTAGTGAGTAGTGATCCCCAACCGAGTTCGGGACATCACAGTTGGTATGAGATTCAGGCGACCGGCGGCGGATCGGATTCGATTTCGACGAGGTTGGGCTCTCTCATAAAATCCCTCGTCGGTGTCGGAGTTCGCGGCGGCGGTGTGGGTCGCATTGATTCGGCGACACGGGTGGCGAGTTCCTGGCGGCGGTGTGCATTCGGCTGCGAATCGAGCGTGTCCCGCGGTTTCCACTAGCCATTCCGGTGGATGTAAAGTTCCGGCGGAGATACTCGGTTGGCGCAGCATGGTGGTGAAGGGATCAGTTGTAGGGGAATGGGCTTGCCCTTGTACTTGCTGATTCTGGCGGCGGTAGACACAGGGTGCAACGGCTCCTCCCAAGGCGAACGCACAGACGATGCTGATCCTCGACTCCATGGAGAGCTTCGAGCAACGGGTCCTCAAATAGCTCGAGGCGCTCACTTTGGTCACTGAGAAGATGGGGCGCATCGATGAGATTGCAGATCGATTGGATGGCCTTGACCAGAAATTCGAAGATCAAGTAGAGCGACTGGATGTTGTCCAAGGTAATCTCAATCTGACCATGAAGTCTGTGGGTGAAGTTCGACAGGAGCAGGCGACTACAGCTCATGATTTGCGTACCAAGTACTCTCCTCATGCATCATCTACAGGAGGAGATGGTATCCTGGGCTCCTCTCCTATGCAAGGACTCAAGGCTCCAGCGATGCAACACCAACATTAGCAGCCTCCACATTCGGTGCAGAGACCCCCAGAAGAAGTGGAGCCAATGGATGAACATCCTCATCGGAAACCATGGATTCCCAAGATGGATTTTCCACGTTTCGATGGGACTGAGGTGCGCATTTGGCTAGATGGATGTGAGGCTTATTTTTCTTTGTACCACATCCCTGACGAGTTCAAGGTCACCTCTGCCACTCTGCATTTGAATGGCGATGCTGCTCATTGGTACCATGCGTACAAAATGAATCATGCTTGGCCGAGTTGGATTGGGTTCAGGGCAGCAGTGTCCCAAGAGTTTGACCACAATGTCCATTGAAACACAATGCGCGACCTGATGCTTCTGAAACAAACAGGCTCAGTTGCTGAATATAAACAAGAATTCAGTCAACTGGTCTATCAGAGCAAACGGTTAGTGAGACGTTCCTCGTGACTCGTTTCTTGTTGGGATTGAAGGAAGAAATCCGGGGAGCTGTGGAACTTCAACTGCCCACTTCAGTGCAGAAGGCCACGGAGTACGCAATCGTGCAGGAGGAAATTCTGAACCGATCCAAAGCGCAGCGAGTACCTGGCCATAGGACTGCATATGTACGCACAGAACCTCGAACTCCATCAATTTCGCCAGGAGAATTGTGGAAAGCTCGTCAGCTCAAGGAGTATAGACGCACCCATGGGCTGTGTTTTAGTTGTGGCGACAAGTTTGCACCAGGCCATGTTTGCACCAAAACACCTACAGCTTCTGTCCAAGCCATGCAGTCTGAATCTAACGACATTTTGTCTGATGAGCTATTGGATGCAGTGGTGGCCCAGGAAACTGCTTTAGGCGAACTTCAACTATCAGTGAATGCATTGTCAGGTGCAGATCATCCCAAAACTATTAGGCTGAGGGCTCTCATTGGCAACCAAGTGGTCATTATCTTGTTTGATTCGGGAAGCACTCACAGTTTTATTGATACTTCATTGCTGAGCAGAATTCAAGTGGCAACTACAACCCTGCCTACATCTCTGAAGGTTCGCGTGGCAAATGGAGAAATGCTACAGTGCACTGAAGAAGTTCAAGAATTGAATTGGTGGGTGCAGGGCCACTCCTTCCAGTATAATTTCAAGGCCTTGCCAATGGGGGGTTATGACAtgattctgggaatggattggctCGAAAGTTTGGGCAAGATGGTGTGTCAGTGGAAAGAGAAATGGGTGAAATTCACTTACAACGAAGAAGTGGTTAAGTTGCAAGGACTCCTACCAGTGCCTTCCACCGAGTTAAAAGAGATATCATTGGAACAAGCATTAAGATGGCATACAGGGAATGATATTTGGGCCATAGCATTGTTGACACCAGTGAGTTCAACCCTAGAAACCTCTACTCCCGATGACATTCAAGCAGTCCTCCATCAATATGAGGATGTGTTCCAGGATAATAAGCAACTGCCTCCTTCTCGAGCTCATGACCATGCTATTCACTTAATTCCAGGAGCTGCACCAGTGAATATGAGACCCTATAGGTACTCTCCCTTGCAGAAAGATGAAATAGAGAGACAAGTCAATGAGATGTTGCAAGCTGGAATCATTGTGCCTAGTATGAGTCCCTTTGCCTCTCCTGTTTTGTTGGTGAAAAAGAAAGACGGAACTTGGAGATTCTGCATCGACTATAGAAAGTTAAATTCCATCACGGTTAAAAACAAGTTTCCAATGCCAATAGTAGACGAGCTTCTGGATGAGTTAGCTGGTGCCAAGTGGTTTTCCAAGATTGACCTGAGATCTGgatatcatcagattcgcatgtTACCTGAAGACGAACataaaacagcatttaaaactcaCCAAGGGCACTATCAATTTCGGGTTATGCCTTTTGGAGTTACTAATGGACCACCTACTTTTCAATGTCTGATGAATTACATATTGAATCCTCGTCTCAGGAAGTACGTCATAGTGTTTATGGATGACATTTTGATTTTTAGCAAGAAATTACGGGAACATGTAGCACATTTGGCTACAGTCCTTCAGTTACTCAGAGAACACACTTTGTTTGCTAAGCTCAGTAAATGCACTTTTACGTAGCAGAAATTGGAGTATATGGGTCATATTATTTCTGCGGAAGGGGTCGCCACAGATCCAGAAAAAACACAAGCAATGTTGCAATGGCCTGTTCCTACAAATGTAACTGAATTAAGAGGCTTCCTTGGTCTGACAGGATATTACAGAAAATTTGTTCAAGGATATGGCATCATTGCTAAACCACTGACTCAGCTCCTTAAGAAACAAGGTTTTGTGTGGTCCTCTGAAGCTCAACAAGCATTTGACACTCTGAAATCAGCCATGGCCACTACCCCTGTCCTAGCTCTGCCTGATTTTTAGCAGCCCTTTTCTATTGAAATAGATGCATGCAGTACTAGCATTGGAGCAGTGCTCACTCAGGCAGGACATCTAGTGGCTTACTATAGTAAAGCTTTGGGCATCAAAAATCAACAACTATCAACTTATGAAAAAGAATTCTTGGCAATAATGATGGTTGTAGAAAAATGGAGAGCTTATCTACAGCGTGGCCCCTTTATAATCAAGACTGATCACTAGAGCTTGTGCCAATTAGGAGACCAAGTGTTGACATCGGATTTTCAAAGAAAGGCTATGACAAAGTTAGTGGGACTCCAATTTCAATTTCAGTATAAGAAAGGGTGCGATAACACTGTTGCTGATGCTCTGTCCAGAGTGGGACACTTGTTGGCAGTGAGCTCTACTTCTCAGAGCCGGCCCATTTGGCTACAAGAAGTTACAAATTCATATACCGTTGACCCTGAGGCCCAAACTATGTTACAAAAGTTGGCAGTGCATGCAGAGAGTATAGAGGGCTTTACTCTTCAACAGGGCATTGTTAAGCAAGGTGATAAGATCTGGGTTGGAGCCAATGCGGCTTTGAAAACAAAATTAATTTCTGCTTTCCATGACAGTGCTATAGGAGGGCATTCCGGTATACATGCTACTTATCAGCGAGTTCAGAAGCTCTTTGCTTGGTCTAGACTGAAGCAGGATGTCACTGAATTTGTGCAACAATGTGATGTGTGTCAAAAGGCAAAGCATGAACATTGCAAATATCCTGGGTTCCTGAACCCTTTACCAATACCAGAGGGACCTTGGCAAGAGATATCTATGGATTTTGTTGAGGCTCTGCCTAAATCAAATGGTTACACTGTC belongs to Triticum urartu cultivar G1812 chromosome 7, Tu2.1, whole genome shotgun sequence and includes:
- the LOC125525959 gene encoding uncharacterized protein LOC125525959, with protein sequence MQSESNDILSDELLDAVVAQETALGELQLSVNALSGADHPKTIRLRALIGNQVVIILFDSGSTHSFIDTSLLSRIQVATTTLPTSLKVRVANGEMLQCTEEVQELNWWVQGHSFQYNFKALPMGGYDMILGMDWLESLGKMVCQWKEKWVKFTYNEEVVKLQGLLPVPSTELKEISLEQALRWHTGNDIWAIALLTPVSSTLETSTPDDIQAVLHQYEDVFQDNKQLPPSRAHDHAIHLIPGAAPVNMRPYRYSPLQKDEIERQVNEMLQAGIIVPSMSPFASPVLLVKKKDGTWRFCIDYRKLNSITVKNKFPMPIVDELLDELAGAKWFSKIDLRSGYHQIRMLPEDEHKTAFKTHQGHYQFRVMPFGVTNGPPTFQCLMNYILNPRLRKYVIVFMDDILIFSKKLREHVAHLATVLQLLREHTLFAKLSKCTFT